Proteins encoded by one window of Aphidius gifuensis isolate YNYX2018 linkage group LG2, ASM1490517v1, whole genome shotgun sequence:
- the LOC122848077 gene encoding rac GTPase-activating protein 1-like — protein MASTLSLLAMFDELVRCTNVLVNGSCEAEFLQFAINQETVRQKWLASIQECERLNQALEKSEHESADLDRKLSHARRLLDEEKKRRRIAEDQRNSLERQMCMARDLLFNNDGGRNLNDETREKLQFLNNTTLNGRSYNNYGRDMYNEKLNTITELDCTGTLLSDLSCYSKSEDDLDASEMLNQNHKKREWKEHRPSGEYSFKKRRSTIHKVADLNTSDRIIATTTVTLPKEGPISASSVIQAVPGNENQDPQLLLRKNRKSNERNQRPSASAATATTRTATNNDTNKLSFNPKPSAPIPDNSTSGSESEGIFKPSPNIGGYTLKTKLSRSHKFGTRTTVLKTDRCAPCGKKIKFSNVAVKCRECKAVAHPQCKDLLPLPCIPVGNTPTLRAGVTGTIADYTPIEPPMVPSLVVHCIGEIENRGMNEQGLYRISGGSSEVKCLKEKFLKGRGVPNLSDVEIATICSTLKDFLRSLREPLITVSLWADFVRATEIKDSQESEAALYQAISELPPPNRDTLAFLILHLQRVSSTPECRMPISNLATVFGPTLVGYSSKEQSTISMLNETRTQASIVESLLKIPSDYWANFVNRDNKFSTDTPKSGRLKHTPSTDSLLKKSRGFFNTPLGSHSRGLKRHKKYFDTPPLRSGI, from the exons atggcaAGTACATTATCTTTATTGGCAATGTTTGATGAACTTGTGCGATGCACAAATGTTCTTGTCAATGGTTCTTGTGAAGCAG aatttttacaatttgcaATTAATCAAGAAACAGTTAGACAAAAATGGCTAGCATCAATTCAAGAATGTGAACGTTTAAATCAGGCACTTGAAAAATCAGAGCATGAATCTGCTGATCTTGATAGAAAATTATCACATGCACGTCGTCTtcttgatgaagaaaaaaaacgtcGTCGTATTGCTGAAGATCAAAGAAATTCACTTGAACGACAAATGTGTATGGCacgtgatttattatttaacaatgacGGTGgtagaaatttaaatgatgaaacacgtgaaaaattacaatttttaaacaacacaACACTAAATGGACgttcatataataattatggtCGTGATatgtataatgaaaaattaaatacaataactGAATTAGATTGTACTGGTACATTACTAAGTGATTTAAGTTGTTATTCAAAATCAGAGGATGATCTTGATGCAAGTGAAATGTTAAatcaaaatcataaaaaacgtGAATGGAAAGAACATCGTCCAAGTGgtgaatattcatttaaaaaacgtCGTAGTACAATACACAAAGTTGCTGATTTAAATACATCTGATCGTATTattgcaacaacaacagtaacACTACCAAAAGAAGGACCAATATCAGCATCATCAGTTATCCAAGCTGTGCCTGGTAATGAAAATCAAGATcctcaattattattacgtaAAAATCGTAAAAGTAATGAACGTAATCAGCGTCCATCAGCAtcagcagcaacagcaacaacaagaacagcaacaaataatgatacaaataaattatcatttaatccAAAGCCATCAGCACCAATACCAGATAATTCAACATCTGGTTCAGAGTCAGAGGGTATATTTAAACCAAGTCCAAATATTGGTGGTTatacattaaaaacaaaattatcaagaagTCATAAATTTGGTACAAGAACAACAGTATTAAAAACTGATAGATGTGCACCatgtggtaaaaaaataaaattcagtaaTGTTGCTGTTAAATGTCGTGAATGTAAAGCTGTTGCACATCCACAATGTAAAGATTTATTACCATTACCATGTATACCAGTTGGTAATACACCAACATTACGTGCTGGTGTTACTGGTACAATTGCTGATTATACACCAATTGAACCACCAATGGTACCATCATTAGTTGTACATTGTATTGGTGAAATTGAAAATCGTGGTATGAATGAACAAGGTCTTTATCGTATAAGTGGTGGCTCATCAGAggttaaatgtttaaaagaaaaattcttaAAAGGACGTGGTGTACCAAATTTATCAGATGTTGAAATAGCAACAATATGTTCAacattaaaagattttttacgTTCATTACGTGAACCATTAATAACAGTTAGTTTATGGGCTGATTTTGTTAGAGCAACTGAAATAAAAGATAGTCAAGAATCTGAAGCAGCACTTTATCAAGCAATATCAGAATTACCACCACCAAATAGAGATACActtgcatttttaatattacatttacAACGTGTATCAAGTACACCTGAATGTAGAATGCCAATAAGTAATTTGGCAACAGTATTTGGACCAACATTAGTTGGTTATAGTTCAAAAGAacaatcaacaatatcaatgCTAAATGAAACAAGAACACAAGCATCAATTGTTGAAAGTTTACTTAAAATACCATCTGATTATTGGGCTAATTTTGTTAATcgagataataaatttagtacTGATACACCTAAAAGTGGAAGATTAAAACATACACCATCAActgattcattattaaaaaaatcacgtggattttttaatacacCACTTGGTAGCCACAGTCGTGGATTAAAAAGacataaaaagtattttgatACACCACCATTACGTAgtggtatttaa